A single genomic interval of Arachis duranensis cultivar V14167 chromosome 7, aradu.V14167.gnm2.J7QH, whole genome shotgun sequence harbors:
- the LOC107458722 gene encoding uncharacterized protein LOC107458722: MASTSASLEEHTESLDGTESDLESATSYSSVGTTNTSLHPTARRHGADEVAIMVFSFPFSLEAQAKTWFYSLPDEIVTYWDFLRREFLDKFFPPEKTDYIRKEISVVAEVQEEDHNKLCYHVIEETDYQEGEHEKVVENELCELDEKEPQLEAKSELKPLPSHLKYAFLEDNHKFPVIIASEISSEEEEKLLDVLRKYKKPIGWSLADIVRIDPRKCMHRIFLQEGVRPVRQPQRRLNLTILDVVVPKKLGITAVTKDDGEVVTKRVQNAWQVCIDYRRLNAATRKDHYPLPFIDQMLDRLAGKSHYYFLDGFTGYFQIHIAPEDQEKTIFTCPFGTFAYKKMPFGLCNAPVTFQRCITSVFSDLMQNCLEVFMDNFSVYGTSFDCCLENLAKVLARCVDTNLVLSPLYLTPHL, encoded by the exons ATGGCTAGTACTTCGGCCTCTCTTGAGGAACATACCGAATCACTAGACGGTACCGAGAGTGACTTGGAGTCTGctacttcttattcttctgtTGGCACTACTAATACATCTTTACATCCTACAG CTCGAAGGCATGGAGCCGATGAGGTGGCTATCATGgttttttccttccctttctctcttgaaGCGCAAGCAAAGACATGGTTCTATTCGCTACCAGATGAGATTGTTACTTATTGGGATTTCTTGAGAAGAGAGTTTCTAGATAAATTCTTCCCACCAGAGAAGACCGACTATATCCGGAAGGAGATTTCGG TGGTAGCGGAAgtgcaagaagaagaccatAACAAGTTGTGCTACCATGTTATTGAAGAGACGGATTACCAAGAGGGTGAACATGAAAAAGTTGTTGAGAATGAACTCTGTGAGCTTGACGAAAAGGAACCTCAGCTTGAGGCAAAGAGTGAATTGAAGCCTCTCCCATCTCATTTGAAGTATGCTTTCTTAGAGGACAACCACAAGTTTCCGGTCATTATCGCTAGTGAGATTtctagtgaagaagaagaaaagctccTAGATGTTCTCAGAAAGTACAAGAAGCCAATTGGTTGGAGCTTAGCCGATATTGTGAGAATTGACCCTCGTAAGTGCATGCATCGTATATTTCTCCAAGAGGGAGTTAGGCCGGTTAGGCAACCGCAAAGGAGGCTCAACCTGACCATCCTCGATGTG GTTGTTCCTAAGAAATTAGGCATCACGGCGGTTACAAAGGATGATGGTGAAGTGGTCACCAAGAGAGTACAAAATGCATGGCAAGTGTGCATCGACTATAGAAGGTTGAATGCCGCTACAAGGAAGGACCACTACCCTTTGCCCTTTATCGACCAGATGTTGGACCGTTTAGCGGGTAAATCCCATTACTATTTTCTTGATGGATTCACTGGTTACTTCCAGATTCACATtgctcctgaagatcaggaaaagaccaTATTCACTTGCCCTTTTGGCACCTTTGCTTACAAAAAGATGCCATTTGGACTATGTAATGCACCCGTTACTTTTCAGCGGTGCATAACCAGTGTCTTTTCTGATCTAATGCAGAATTGtctggaagtctttatggataACTTTAGTGTTTATGGAACttcttttgattgttgcttGGAGAACTTGGCTAAGGTCTTAGCTAGATGTGTTGACACTAACCTTGTCTTATCACCACTTTATCTCACCCCTCATCTGTGA
- the LOC107458723 gene encoding uncharacterized protein LOC107458723 codes for MEGIPITVRRMNVATSPLPQRKQRKRTAPQVVEGQVAEGQAPQTLDMHPLQEAIDGLSRQYLESQGAQKELQLQMIGQQKEALSRWMTQQGEWQRQIMEQQLSQGQQWEETFNRMEQRQNEQQDSIQRLINIQAHQGARIHEMHRRQIEHIELLDEQRAFAEGVYMSETGYHINTQAKLEYLVGQLPILHPGITRYEEVKDELAREERQRVEESHESVRKALEDWKHARLARMRGNARGHKEDKQGKEHRRPQK; via the coding sequence ATGGAAGGCATTCCAATAACGGTCCGAAGGATGAATGTTGCCACATCCCCCCTGCCTCAACGAAAGCAAAGGAAGAGGACAGCCCCTCAAGTAGTGGAAGGACAAGTAGCAGAGGGGCAAGCACCACAGACCTTGGACATGCACCCATTGCAGGAAGCCATTGATGGCTTATCTAGACAGTATTTGGAAAGCCAAGGAGCACAGAAAGAGCTTCAACTACAGATGATAGGGCAGCAAAAAGAAGCACTCTCAAGGTGGATGACTCAGCAAGGTGAGTGGCAAAGGCAAATAATGGAACAGCAACTAAGTCAAGGGCAACAATGGGAAGAAACATTCAACAGGATGGAACAAAGGCAAAATGAGCAACAAGATTCCATCCAGAggctaatcaacatccaagcacatcaagggGCACGCATACATGAAATGCATCGAAGACAAATAGAACACATAGAACTACTGGACGAGCAAAGGGCATTTGCAGAAGGAGTTTACATGAGCGAGACAGGGtatcacataaacactcaagccaaGCTCGAATACCTAGTAGGACAGTTGCCTATATTGCACCCAGGAATCACAAGGTATGAAGAAGTGAAGGATGAGTTAGCACGAGAAGAgagacaaagggtggaagagagTCATGAATCAGTGAGGAAGGCACTTGAGGATTGGAAGCATGCAAGATTAGCGCGGATGCGAGGAAATGCAAGAGGACACAAGGAGGACAAGCAAGGAAAAGAGCATAGACGGCCACAaaagtaa